In one Dermochelys coriacea isolate rDerCor1 chromosome 20, rDerCor1.pri.v4, whole genome shotgun sequence genomic region, the following are encoded:
- the LRRC8E gene encoding volume-regulated anion channel subunit LRRC8E, protein MIPVAEFKQFMDQQPAFKVLKPWWDVLAEYITVAMLMIGVFGCTLQVTQDKIICLPNHVPAGAPLSDETCQNFTRKCLNASEPDTPLSSREMSGLRNNLDIQQYSFINQMCYETALHWYAKYFPYLVVIHTLIFMVCANFWFKFPGTSSKIEHFISILGKCFDSPWTTRALSEVSGESQDGTTSKKEDRRRKSIKDKMSEPHPALQSVQSISEKKVAETPAVSLLDKKEGEQAKALFEKVKKFRLHVEEGDILYTMYIRQTVLKVFKFLIITAYNAALVQNIHFIVPCSMEMEDMTGYDHFCCNHTKAHLFSKLAICYICFLGVYGLTCLYTLYWLFHRPLKEYSFHYVREESGISDIPDVKNDFAFMLYLIDEYDSLYSKRFAVFLSEVSESKLKQLNLNHEWTEEKLRQKLQRNALGRLELHLFMLSGLPDTVFELTELEALKLEMLKDVTFPPLVAQLVRLQELSLLNCPVKLPFASLVFLRDHLKVMQATFGEIKDVPLWVYSLRGLEELHLSGLFSQELGRASSLESLRELRNLKVLSLHSNISKVPPSVTDVSTHLQRLCILNDGTKLVTLNNLKKLVNVRELELVNCNLERIPHAVFSLVSLQELDLKDNQLRSIEEILSFQHCRKLVCLKLWSNHIAYIPEHIRKLKGLEQLYLNRNKIETLPTQLFLCTKLRCLDLSNNGIQVIPPEIGVLQNLQYFAISSNSVETLPDELFFCKKLKTLMVGHNKLSTLSHRLGNLSLLSKLELKGNRLEALPPQIERCPALKRSGLVVESILYEMLPMNIRERLESE, encoded by the exons ATGATCCCTGTAGCTGAATTCAAGCAGTTCATGGACCAGCAGCCAGCCTTCAAGGTGCTCAAGCCCTGGTGGGATGTGCTGGCTGAATACATCACGGTGGCCATGCTCATGATCGGGGTTTTTGGCTGCACCCTGCAG GTGACACAGGACAAAATCATCTGCCTCCCCAACCATGTCCCCGCTGGTGCCCCACTCTCTGATGAAACATGCCAGAATTTCACCAGGAAGTGCCTCAATGCCTCGGAGCCAGACACACCCCTGTCCTCCCGGGAGATGAGTGGCCTGCGCAACAACCTGGACATCCAGCAGTACAGCTTCATCAACCAGATGTGCTATGAGACAGCCCTGCACTGGTACGCCAAGTACTTCCCCTACCTGGTGGTCATCCACACCCTCATCTTCATGGTCTGTGCTAACTTCTGGTTCAAGTTCCCGGGCACCAGCTCTAAGATTGAGCACTTCATCTCCATCCTTGGCAAGTGCTTTGACTCACCCTGGACTACCCGGGCCCTCTCTGAGGTCTCTGGGGAGAGCCAAGATGGGACGACCTCAAAGAAGGAAGACCGGCGGAGGAAGAGCATCAAGGACAAAATGTCcgagccccaccctgctctacaGTCCGTCCAGTCCATCTCCGAGAAGAAGGTAGCGGAGACTCCTGCAGTCAGCCTGCTGGACAAGAAGGAAGGGGAGCAGGCCAAGGCTTTGTTTGAGAAGGTGAAGAAGTTCCGGCTGCATGTGGAGGAGGGAGACATCCTCTATACCATGTACATCCGACAGACTGTTCTCAAGGTCTTCAAGTTCCTGATTATCACGGCCTACAATGCCGCCCTGGTGCAGAACATCCACTTCATTGTGCCCTGCAGCATGGAGATGGAGGACATGACAGGATAcgaccacttctgctgcaaccaCACCAAGGCTCACCTCTTCTCCAAGCTGGCCATCTGCTACATCTGCTTCTTGGGTGTCTACGGCCTCACCTGCCTATACACGCTATACTGGCTTTTTCACCGGCCCTTGAAGGAGTACTCCTTCCACTACGTGCGAGAGGAGTCAGGCATCAGCGACATCCCCGACGTCAAGAATGATTTTGCCTTCATGCTTTATCTGATCGACGAGTATGACTCCCTCTACTCCAAGCGCTTCGCTGTCTTCCTCTCTGAGGTCAGTGAAAGCAAGCTCAAGCAGCTCAACCTCAACCACGAATGGACAGAGGAGAAGCTACGGCAGAAGCTGCAGCGGAATGCCCTGGGCCGCCTGGAGCTCCACCTCTTCATGCTGTCTGGCTTGCCTGACACAGTCTTTGAGCTGACTGAGTTGGAGGCCCTGAAGCTGGAGATGCTCAAGGATGTGACCTTCCCACCGCTGGTGGCCCAGCTCGTCCGCCTCCAGGAGCTCTCCCTGCTGAACTGCCCCGTCAAGCTGCCATTTGCCTCCCTGGTCTTCCTTCGGGACCACCTCAAGGTGATGCAAGCCACCTTTGGTGAGATCAAGGATGTGCCGCTGTGGGTCTACAGCCTGCGCGGGCTGGAGGAGCTCCACCTCTCCGGCCTCTTCAGCCAGGAACTGGGGAGGGCGTCCAGCCTGGAGAGCCTCCGGGAGCTGAGGAACCTCAAGGTGCTCTCGTTGCACAGCAACATCTCCAAGGTGCCGCCCAGCGTGACCGATGTCTCGACTCACCTGCAGCGCCTGTGCATTCTCAACGATGGCACCAAGCTGGTGACCCTCAACAACCTCAAGAAGCTAGTCAAcgtgcgggagctggagctggtcaACTGCAACCTGGAGCGCATCCCCCATGCTGTCTTCAGCCTGGTCAGCCTGCAGGAGCTGGACCTGAAAGACAACCAGCTACGCTCCATCGAGGAGATCCTCAGCTTCCAGCACTGCCGCAAGCTGGTCTGCCTTAAACTCTGGAGCAACCACATTGCCTATATCCCTGAGCACATCCGGAAGCTCAAGGGCCTGGAGCAGCTCTACCTCAATCGCAACAAAATAGAGACCCTGCCCACCCAGCTCTTCCTCTGCACCAAGCTCCGCTGCCTTGACCTCTCCAACAACGGCATCCAGGTTATCCCCCCAGAGATAGGTGTGCTCCAGAATCTCCAGTACTTTGCCATCTCCTCCAACTCAGTGGAGACCTTGCCCGATGAGCTCTTCTTCTGCAAGAAGCTGAAGACTCTGATGGTGGGACACAACAAGCTCTCCACCCTATCCCACCGCCTGGGCAACCTCTCCTTGCTCAGCAAGCTGGAGTTGAAGGGGAACCGTCTGGAGGCCTTGCCGCCTCAGATCGAGCGGTGCCCGGCGCTCAAGCGCAGCGGCTTGGTGGTGGAGAGCATCCTCTATGAGATGCTGCCCATGAACATCCGGGAAAGGCTGGAGAGTGAATGA